From Ananas comosus cultivar F153 linkage group 8, ASM154086v1, whole genome shotgun sequence, one genomic window encodes:
- the LOC109714408 gene encoding F-box protein At4g35930 isoform X2: MSLVLMAFKQKKRVKNARSKYLKPGALAQIRYSRTSSRTCTDIGKKRILLDSEKAEIDILPQDEAVVHNMTPISSPIRTSFQPIVDGITPQKMPAFTPQKMPKTPKTPQVDEFDSPSRLESLPLDLLRIRMAVILARQLHFNFTTPDRSRQEMLNTKTPLPADHWPFVSKRNGKGAWGPSPCTPKAPRHGPRPPRVHLMDYKQIAAVLFQESSRRMMPPGLPRPVFKAVAPNRRVLFYEDELCQAVAQNKLL, from the exons ATGAGTTTGGTGTTAATGGCTTTCAAACAAAAGAAGCGAGTGAAGAATGCAAGGAGCAAGTACTTGAAACCTGGCGCACTTGCTCAGATTCGTTATAGCCGGACCTCAAGCAGAACTTGCACAGATATCGGCAAGAAAAGGATTTTGTTGGATTCGGAGAAGGCAGAAATAGATATTCTGCCTCAAGATGAGGCAGTTGTTCATAATATGACGCCGATTTCTTCTCCCATCAGGACCAGTTTTCAACCAATAGTTGATGGAATTACGCCACAGAAAATGCCAGCATTTACACCGCAGAAAATGCCCAAAACACCAAAAACGCCTCAAGTCGACGAATTTGATAGTCCGTCGAGACTTGAATCTCTTCCTTTGGACCTTCTG AGAATTCGAATGGCT GTTATTCTGGCAAGGCAACTCCATTTCAACTTCACAACTCCGGATCGGTCTAGACAGGAGATGCTGAATACAAAGACACCTCTTCCAGCAGATCATTGGCCTTTTGTTAG CAAGAGAAATGGGAAGGGTGCATGGGGACCAAGCCCTTGCACCCCAAAAGCTCCGAGGCACGGCCCACGCCCTCCTCGCGTCCATTTGATGGATTACAAGCAAATCGCGGCTGTCCTGTTTCAGGAGTCCTCCAGGCGCATGATGCCGCCAGGATTGCCAAGACCGGTTTTTAAGGCTGTGGCTCCCAATAGAAGAGTTTTGTTCTACGAAGATGAGCTATGCCAAGCAGTGGCACAGAATAAGCTTCTTTGA
- the LOC109714408 gene encoding F-box protein At4g35930 isoform X1, translating into MSLVLMAFKQKKRVKNARSKYLKPGALAQIRYSRTSSRTCTDIGKKRILLDSEKAEIDILPQDEAVVHNMTPISSPIRTSFQPIVDGITPQKMPAFTPQKMPKTPKTPQVDEFDSPSRLESLPLDLLVKILCHLHHDQLRAVFHVSQRIRMAVILARQLHFNFTTPDRSRQEMLNTKTPLPADHWPFVSKRNGKGAWGPSPCTPKAPRHGPRPPRVHLMDYKQIAAVLFQESSRRMMPPGLPRPVFKAVAPNRRVLFYEDELCQAVAQNKLL; encoded by the exons ATGAGTTTGGTGTTAATGGCTTTCAAACAAAAGAAGCGAGTGAAGAATGCAAGGAGCAAGTACTTGAAACCTGGCGCACTTGCTCAGATTCGTTATAGCCGGACCTCAAGCAGAACTTGCACAGATATCGGCAAGAAAAGGATTTTGTTGGATTCGGAGAAGGCAGAAATAGATATTCTGCCTCAAGATGAGGCAGTTGTTCATAATATGACGCCGATTTCTTCTCCCATCAGGACCAGTTTTCAACCAATAGTTGATGGAATTACGCCACAGAAAATGCCAGCATTTACACCGCAGAAAATGCCCAAAACACCAAAAACGCCTCAAGTCGACGAATTTGATAGTCCGTCGAGACTTGAATCTCTTCCTTTGGACCTTCTG GTtaaaatcctttgccacttgcaccaTGACCAGCTGAGGGCTGTTTTTCATGTTTCTCAGAGAATTCGAATGGCT GTTATTCTGGCAAGGCAACTCCATTTCAACTTCACAACTCCGGATCGGTCTAGACAGGAGATGCTGAATACAAAGACACCTCTTCCAGCAGATCATTGGCCTTTTGTTAG CAAGAGAAATGGGAAGGGTGCATGGGGACCAAGCCCTTGCACCCCAAAAGCTCCGAGGCACGGCCCACGCCCTCCTCGCGTCCATTTGATGGATTACAAGCAAATCGCGGCTGTCCTGTTTCAGGAGTCCTCCAGGCGCATGATGCCGCCAGGATTGCCAAGACCGGTTTTTAAGGCTGTGGCTCCCAATAGAAGAGTTTTGTTCTACGAAGATGAGCTATGCCAAGCAGTGGCACAGAATAAGCTTCTTTGA